In one Populus nigra chromosome 12, ddPopNigr1.1, whole genome shotgun sequence genomic region, the following are encoded:
- the LOC133669156 gene encoding uncharacterized protein LOC133669156, translating into MEEYLHHMKTLRSQMNEVEDQAAKISVEEQTHITTIQTLETDLASAKSETKRLKEDTEQMMKAKGEICSQILEKQRKITSLDSDSYTLAQTLELIQRERVSLSARLVEKSAYYTKVADDMNSKLQQQQDWVHTHRISGEMGEHGSVKEEFDKQTAKTKGKCAIDNHLIMDNLGNDAEKNLIAKLDSAKSKLVEIAQMKSKLVTENNKMKQSIEQLKCSAKDFKTEFLEMDIKTLEEEYKALLSDRAGEIEYLQSLQKQIKQLKDISHMVKCACGVEYKVAMELCA; encoded by the exons ATGGAGGAGTACTTGCATCACATGAAGACTCTTCGCTCTCAAATGAACG AAGTGGAAGATCAAGCAGCGAAGATTTCAGTTGAAGAGCAGACTCACATCACTACCATTCAAACCTTGGAGACAGACCTCGCTTCTG cgAAGTCTGAAACAAAGCGACTCAAAGAAGACACTGAGCAGATGATGAAGGCAAAGGGGGAGATATGCTCACAGATATTGGAAAAACAGAGGAAGATTACCTCTTTGGACTCTGATTCATACACTCTCGCTCAG ACATTGGAGCTTATTCAACGGGAAAGAGTCAGTTTGTCTGCCAGACTTGTAGAGAAAAG TGCTTACTATACAAAGGTTGCAGATGATATGAATTCCAAATtacaacaacaacag GATTGGGTCCACACTCACAGAATTAGTGGAGAAATGGGAGAGCATGGATCG GTGAAGGAAGAATTTGACAAGCAAACGGCAAAAACTAAAG GGAAGTGTGCTATTGATAATCACTTGATCATGGATAATCTG GGGAATGATGCAGAAAAAAACCTAATTGCCAAGCTGGACTCTGCCAAATCCAAGCTTGTTGAAATTGCACAAATGAAATCCAAACTTGTTACAGAGAACAACAAG ATGAAGCAGTCTATTGAGCAGTTGAAATGCAGTGCCAAAGATTTTAAG ACAGAGTTCTTGGAAATGGACATTAAGACCTTGGAAGAAGAATACAAAGCTCTTTTATCAGATAGAGCTGGAGAAATCGAGTATTTACAATCTCTGCAAAAGCAAATTAAGCAACTTAAG GATATTTCACATATGGTTAAATGTGCATGTGGAGTGGAATACAAGGTGGCAATGGAGCTTTGTGCATGA